From Aegilops tauschii subsp. strangulata cultivar AL8/78 chromosome 5, Aet v6.0, whole genome shotgun sequence:
CGTCGAAGAAGCCGGACagctgctggacgaggaagcggtagctcgccatgttggTGTCATGAGAGTCCCACTCACTGGAACACTGCTGCACCACcagatctgagtcgccgtagcatagGATGCGCcagatgccgagttccttggcaaggcggaggccgtgcacaagggcttcgtactcggcgacgttgttggggGCGGTGAAGTGGATCCGGAGCGTGTACCGAAGCCGGTCACCCTTCGGGGAAGACAgcacgatgccggctcccaagttGAGGCGCATCTTAgatccgtcgaagtgcatgcgTCAGTGCATCGAATCCGGCGGCGGTGACAGGTACTAGGTATCGGTCCAGTCGATGAGGAAGTCGGCCAAAGCTTGGGACTTGATCGTggtgcggggctcgtagaggatggtgCGGCTGGCTAGCTCGATCGCCCACTTGGTGACCTGGCCAGAGGCGTCTTGGCAACCAATAATCTCGCCGATGGGGGCCGTGCTGACGACTGTGACAACATgctcttggaaatactgcttcaaCTTCTTGGCGGTAAAATAAacgccgtaacacatcttctggtagtgcagGTAGTTCTTCTTCAAGGCGGAAAGCACCTCACTCAGGTAGTAGACTGGGCGCTTAACAGGCTGGATCTTgcccttctctggtcgctcgaccaccaCCACTGTGCTGACCGACCGCGAGGTGGCGGCAATGTAGAGCAACAACGGCTCCTTCTCGGTCGTTGCGGCCAGGACGggtgcggtggagagcatgcgcttgagatCCCGGAAAGCTTCGTCCGCCTGGTCATTCCACTTGAACGGCgccgtcttcttcatcagctgatataggggcaaggccctctcgcccagccggctgAGAAACTGGCTGACCAAGGCCAAGCAGTCAGTGAATTTCTGGACATCGCACAGCTGAGCCGGCCTGTgcatgcgctcgatggccttgatcttctccgggtttgcCCCAATGTCGTGCTCTGAGACGACGAAGCCGAGTAGCTTTCCAGCCTAGACGCCGAaaacgcacttctccgggttgagctttaTCCGGTACTCGCgcaggttggcaaaggtttcctTCAGGTCGTCGAGGAGCATGAGGTGCTGCTTCGTGCTGACCACGATGTCGTCCACGTAAATGTGGATGTTGCGGCCGAGTTGCGGCagcaggcatttctgcatgcagcgtTGGAAAGTGGCGCCGAcgttcttcaagccgaacgacatggtgatgtagcaatacaCCCTGAAGGGCatgatgaaggacgtcttcagggcgtCGGCCGGGTCCAGCTTTATCTGGTGATAGCCGGAGTAAGCATCtaggaaggacaggagctcacagCTGGCGGTGGAGTCGATGATTTGGTCGATTCGCGGGAGGGCGaatggatccttggggcaggccttgttcaggctggtgtagcgATACATATGCGCtaggtcttgttcttcttcaggacgaggacagggttggccagccactcgggtggaacacttccatgatgaagccggcctCCGGGAGCTTGGCGACCTCCTCACCgatggttcttctcttctcttcggagAAGCGACATAGGGGTTGACGGACGGGCTTGGCGTCCTTACGGACATGGAGTTTGTGCTCGGCAtacttcctcgggatacccggcatgtcctttggggtccatgcgaagatatcccgattctcacggaggaagtcgacgagctcgccttccaaTTTGCTGACGAGGCGGGTGCCCATGAGGacgtacttgctgcagctggggtcttcCAGGTTCAGCTTGACCTTCATAGTCTCCTTGGAGGGCTGGAACGAGGCCTCGTCGGCCGGCTCCTTAGCCGAAGCCGGCACGGCCGGTGTCTCATTGGCCAGCGCGACGATCCGGTCGAGCTGGCGCTGCTCCTCGGCAATGACCAGTGACTCGGCCAGTCTGGTGCCGTCTCCGGCGCACTCCAAGGACTTGCCGTAATCGCCGGTGATGGTGATGAGGCCCTTCCGACCCGGCAGCTTCATTTTCAAATAGgcgtagtgggggaccgccatgaacttggcgagtgCAAGCCGGCCCAGCAGCGCATGATACGCGTtggacaggtccaccacctcgaaccagagcGGCTCACGTCGGAAGTGGTCGCTGGTGCCGAACAGGACATCGAGCCGGATTCGGCCGATGGGGGAGCAGGAGAGGCCGGTCACGATGCCGTGGAAGATCGTCCGGGTtagctgatgtctactatgcaagtttattcttgtagacacgtgttgggcctccaagcgcagagttttgtaggacaatagaaattttccctcaagtggatgacctaaggtttatcaatccgtgagaggtgtaggatgaagatggtctctctcaaacgatcctgcaaccaaatacaagaaatctcttgtgtccccaacacacccaatacaatggaaaattgtataggtgcactagttcggcgaacagatggtgataaaagtgtaatattgatggtagaaatatatttttataatctgaataaataaaaacagcaaggtagcaaatagtaaacggacacaaaaacggtattgcaatgcttgaaaatgaggcctatggtccatacttttgctagtgcaatctcttaacagtgctaatataattggatcatataaccatccctcaaagtgcgataaagaatcactccaaagttcctatctaacggagaacataagaataaattgtttgtagggtacgaaaccacctcaaagctattctttccgttcgatctattcaagagtctgtactaaaataacacaaagctattctttccgttcgatctatcctagagttcgtactaaaataacaccaaagcaaattcatattcataattaatactcaatccaacacaaagaacttcaaagagtgccccaagatttctaccggagaaacaaagacaagaacatgcatcaacccctatgcatagattaccccaatgtcaccttagGAATCCGCAAgatgagtgccaaaacatatatcaagtgaatcaatacgataccccattgtcaccacgagtattcaattgcaagacatatatcaagtgttctcaaatccataaaagtattcaatccgataacaacgaaatctcaaagggaaaactcaattcatcacaacaagatagagaggggaaaacaccatatgatctgactatattaacaaagcccgcgatacatcaagatcgtgacatctcaagaacacga
This genomic window contains:
- the LOC141022968 gene encoding uncharacterized protein, producing the protein MKKTAPFKWNDQADEAFRDLKRMLSTAPVLAATTEKEPLLLYIAATSRSVSTVVVVERPEKGKIQPVKRPVYYLSEVLSALKKNYLHYQKMCYGVYFTAKKLKQYFQEHVVTVVSTAPIGEIIGCQDASGQVTKWAIELASRTILYEPRTTIKSQALADFLIDWTDT